The Sorangiineae bacterium MSr11954 DNA segment TTCGCCGTCGCCCGTGAAGGCGCGAAGGACCAAGTATGCGACATAAATAAGCACGGAGAGCAGCGACGTCGTGAGCCGCGGGTCCCACGTCCAGTAGTAGCCCCACGCCTTGGCCGCCCAGAGCGGGCCGGTGGTCAGCACGATGGCGCCGAAGACGACCGCGAGCTCCGCGCCCGCGCGCGCGAGGGCGTCGCGTCCGTCGGTGGGGCGAATGAGATAGGCCGCCGAGCCGAGGAAGCAGGCGAAGGCGCCGATGTACATCGAGTAGGCGCTGGGGACGTGGAAGTAGAAGATCTTCTGCACGATGCCCATGGTCTTCTCGACCGGCGCGCGCATGAACACGACGTGGATGGTCGCGATGAAGAGGAGCGTGGCCACGCCCACCAGCGCGAGAAAGACGACGTTGGCGCCGCCTTGGTTACGCGATCTTCGAGCTGCCGACATCGGAAGCTCGTACGCTAGCAAGAACCGCTGGACTCGGCCGCCAAATCCGCGATGACTTCGTCGAA contains these protein-coding regions:
- a CDS encoding cytochrome c biogenesis protein, yielding MSAARRSRNQGGANVVFLALVGVATLLFIATIHVVFMRAPVEKTMGIVQKIFYFHVPSAYSMYIGAFACFLGSAAYLIRPTDGRDALARAGAELAVVFGAIVLTTGPLWAAKAWGYYWTWDPRLTTSLLSVLIYVAYLVLRAFTGDGEGERRFAAALGILGAANLPIIHFSVQKWSGQHPAVITGKGGGLADPNMKLALMLSFLAFTLFAIALLWARVRLEVAKNRLARCEEDAIDLGLDDRDDADAEPYAHTSNAASSSASSSESSEKPAARTEA